The following are from one region of the Desulfosalsimonas propionicica genome:
- a CDS encoding enoyl-CoA hydratase-related protein, which produces FATPGVKIGLFCTTPAVAVSRAIGRKAAMEMLLTGRSFPAEEAKQLGLVNRVVPLDELGQETEKLAAQIAEASRFTLSIGKQGFYSQVDQEDDKALDFAKHTIVMNNMAEDAQNGIRAFVEKQPPVEWKNR; this is translated from the coding sequence TTTGCCACGCCCGGCGTGAAAATCGGCCTTTTCTGTACCACACCGGCGGTTGCCGTTTCCCGGGCCATCGGGAGAAAGGCCGCCATGGAGATGCTTTTGACCGGCCGTTCTTTCCCGGCCGAAGAGGCCAAACAGCTCGGGCTGGTCAATCGGGTGGTGCCTTTAGACGAACTTGGTCAGGAAACGGAAAAGCTGGCGGCCCAAATTGCAGAAGCAAGCCGGTTTACTTTAAGCATCGGCAAACAGGGCTTCTATTCCCAGGTGGATCAGGAAGATGACAAGGCGCTTGATTTTGCCAAGCACACCATTGTCATGAACAATATGGCCGAGGATGCACAAAACGGCATTCGGGCATTTGTTGAAAAACAACCCCCGGTGGAATGGAAAAACCGCTGA
- a CDS encoding IS110 family transposase, which translates to MLVPNHVRIRQSTSNLFNTGFNVLVVAPRRVPRPVIAGAKTDRLDCIRLAQYSAHGMLKSVAIPNKAQEAQRSLIRCRRDLVDSIRTVKQRIRSHLLYLSVKEPAGLDSWSDKAIKALFKLPLLPRAKGTIKSLIRELVFLKKEKKRIEEQIRNVCRQSHHGRIFECLQTTPGVGAITAATFQLELFDPGRFKNGNQVASYVGLAPMVRQSGESKGRSALKPVGQKRLRSLLVEAAWCWCRKDEQAGAKYRRLVSKTNVPQKAIVAVARDLAVMLWRLSLEQRAYQPRPLAV; encoded by the coding sequence ATGTTGGTCCCAAACCATGTTAGAATAAGACAGTCAACATCGAACTTATTCAACACCGGATTTAATGTATTGGTGGTAGCGCCCCGCCGCGTCCCCCGCCCGGTAATAGCGGGAGCCAAAACAGATCGACTCGATTGTATTCGCCTTGCCCAATATTCGGCTCATGGTATGCTTAAAAGCGTCGCCATTCCAAACAAGGCCCAAGAGGCCCAACGCAGTCTGATACGATGTCGTCGCGATTTGGTGGATTCGATTCGAACAGTCAAACAACGGATTCGCTCCCACTTGCTTTACCTTTCGGTCAAGGAACCTGCCGGTCTGGATTCCTGGAGCGACAAGGCGATCAAGGCGCTTTTTAAGCTTCCACTGCTGCCCAGGGCCAAGGGCACGATTAAAAGCCTTATCCGTGAATTGGTATTTTTGAAAAAAGAAAAAAAGCGTATCGAAGAACAGATCAGAAACGTTTGCCGGCAGTCCCATCATGGTAGAATTTTTGAATGCCTGCAGACAACACCCGGAGTCGGAGCGATCACCGCTGCCACGTTTCAATTGGAGTTGTTTGATCCGGGTCGGTTTAAGAATGGCAACCAGGTTGCCAGCTATGTAGGTCTGGCTCCCATGGTACGGCAAAGCGGCGAAAGTAAAGGTCGATCGGCCTTGAAGCCTGTGGGGCAAAAACGATTGCGCAGTCTGTTGGTCGAGGCAGCCTGGTGTTGGTGTCGCAAGGATGAACAAGCAGGAGCCAAGTATCGCCGCCTGGTGTCTAAGACAAACGTACCGCAAAAAGCGATAGTAGCAGTGGCCCGGGATCTGGCCGTGATGTTGTGGCGTTTGAGCCTTGAGCAACGCGCCTATCAGCCACGGCCGTTGGCAGTCTGA